The following nucleotide sequence is from Dialister pneumosintes.
ATTGGCCGATCCAACAATTTTTCAAGAAAAATATAAACACTATGCAAATCCAAAAAATCCTTTTAATCTGCGAATTGACTTAAATCGAAATTTCAGAAGTGATGCATCTATACTCGCAGGAATCAATTTTATCTTTAAACAAATTATGAGTGAAAAAGCTCTGGAGTTAGATTATGGTGCAGCAGAAGCTTTATATCCCGGTAAATCAACTTGTACAGATAAGCAATACATCGGAGGAGCAATTGATATAGATATTATTGATAAAAAAGACATCTTACCCGAACAGGAACTACCGGAAGAAGTAAAGGATATTAAACGTATAGAGGTAGAAGGCATTCATATTGCTAATCGTATTAAAGATATTTTAGCATCCGGAAAAACCATACTGACTAAAGATGGAAGTACCAGACCGGTAACCTATAATGATATTGCTATTCTTATGCGTTCTATAAGTACTAAAGCAACTTATCTCGTACATACATTACAAACCGAAGGTATCCCCTGTATATGTGAACAAAAAGATGATTTTTTTGAAACTATAGAAGTACGTCAATTATGGTCATTACTGCAAATTCTTAATAATCCTCGATTAGATATTCCTTTAGTGGCTATATTACGCTCATCTTGGATAGGTCTTGATGAGCAAGAGTTAGCACATCTATATTTGATAAAAAAAGAATTAACCGATAGTATATCTCCTTGTCTTTATGATGCATTATTACAACCTCATTCTATTGTTAATTCAAAGAAAAAAGAAAAGGTAAATTTCTTCTTTAACCTTTATAAAAAATGGAAGTCTTTAGCATATAAAGAAGGAGTTGCTGCATTAATTAGAACTATATTAGATGATACTCAATTTATATCTTATGTAGCATCATTACCGGAAGGCACTTATAGAAAACAACATGTAGAATCTTTTTATCAAAAAGCATTGGAATGGGATAAAGGTCGTACTACCGGTTTATATGGATTTATTTCAACTATTAATCAGCTAATAAAAAATAATCAAAAATTTACAACAACAACTACTATATCTACCGAAAATAATGTAGTACGTATTATGACGATTCATAAGAGTAAAGGATTAGAATTTCCAATTGTTTTTATTGCTGATGCCGCTTGCCAGTTTAACACTAAAGAGATGAGTCAAAATGCATTATTTCATAAAACTAAAGGCATAGGTTTTGATTACTTTAGTACCAAAAATAAAATGCGATGGAATACTTTGTATGGTTTTAATGTACAGCAAACTTTACAAAAAGAAATGCTTGCAGAAGAAGCACGACTTTTGTATGTTGCAATGACTAGAGCCCGTGATAAGTTAATTATTGTAGGAACTGTAAATGATGCTCTTTCCAGTATAAAAACATGGTCAATTACATCATTTGGACGTATCCCTGTAAAAAATAATGCATATCATCAATTACCGGTACACGCAGTTACAAATGCAAAATGTTATCTTGATTGGATTATGCCTGCTGCTGCCACCAGTCGTTCTATGCAAGAGTTTTGGAACTTAGCGTCAGACATTCCCATGTATGAAGAAGATGCTATAGAGAAAGACACTTCTTTTTCACTCCATGTTATAGCAAGAAACCATTTACTATCCTCATTTTTTAGTACGATAAATACAGAAGATTCTTCTGTACATGAAGAAAATCCTGTTATTGCAATTGATTCTTTTCTTAATTCTTACCAAACGCCTCCTACATGGATTGAAAACACCTTATTATGGTCATATTCTTATCCGGGATCCGTATGTACCCCATCAAAAATTAGTGCAACAATGGCCACTAAACTCCTATTAGAAACAAAGGAAGAAGAACACCCTTCCGTACTTTTAAAAGAAGAAATAAAACCAGATACGCTTCCATCCATTTTTTCTGAAAAACCGCTCTTTTTGCAAGAAAAGCATATTATAAAAGAAGGAAGTTCTTACGGAACTCTGATGCATAAAGTGATGCAATTTTTAGATTTTAAAACAATAGCAACTACTAAAGAATCTGTACAAAAAGCCATACAAATACTAACTGACAAAGGTGTATTTACAGAAGAAGAGTATGATTCTCTTCTATACAATGCTAAACAGCATTCACCTATAAATGATATTCTCACTTTCTTACAAAGTCCTTTATGTAACAGTATAAAAACAGCTCAAGTGGAAAAAGAACTGGCATTTTCCATCTTACTCCCTGCCTATTATTTTTATCCTGCATGTGAAAAAGAAGAAAAGGTTTTTATGCAAGGCGTTATTGATTGCATATGTGAAAAAAATTCTAAACTTATTATTATTGACTACAAAACGGACCATGTGAAGAACAAAAAACAGTTAATAACTCACTACACACCGCAACTTAATTTATATGCTTATGCAGCTCAAAAATTATATCAGAAAAAAATAACTGATTTATATATCTGGTCATTTCATTTAGGATGTGAAATTGCTGTTCCTCTCCAATTTTTTAATTAACTTCCACAACGTAAATAATATACAGGAAAATCTTTCATACTGTCTGCTTTTTCTAACCCTTCAAAATATATAGAATCTCCCAAATCCTTACCATGTACCTGCTGATGCAATTTCATTAATATTTCTGACATTGTAAAACATTCTCCATTATCAGATTTTATAAATGCACAAATTTCTACAAGAATTCCTTCCTGTCCATAATCTTCTATAACTTCTACTATCATTTCATTAGCAAATAATTTTTTTGAGTCATAGATAAAAGCTTCATATACACAGTAAAAAGCTGTGGAATTCAATACAATTTTTTGTGGTTTCCACTCTTTGGATGATCTTTTTATATAGACTTGATAATTCCAAACTTGATTATTAAATACTTCTCTATTTAATTCTAATTCTTGATTAAAATCCCAAAAAATAGAATCCAGTAGATAATTAGGCATATAATCCATGGAACTCTTTAATTTTTGAAATTCTTCTTTTAATATTTTCTTTCTCCAAAAAAATGTTATGGCAATAGGTACTATAACAAATGGCATCCATAAAATAATCCCCAAAAGAGCAAGCCCTTTATAATTTCCGGAGGGTCTACTCCTATCAACATTATTAATCAAATTGGATATATTATTAAAAACCTCAAAAGTTGTATCCGGTATAAAAAGAAACAAAGCAGCCATTTCAAAAATCATAGAAAAAATAAATATCCATATAAGTTGTTTAGCTATCTTATTACAAATTTTTTTCTTTATTTCTATGTCTACTCCATTAGCTGCTTCAATGTTTTTACACCAATTTTTTGCTCTTTCAATTTGAATCGAATTACTATCAATCCCAAACATATTTTTATTTCACCACCTATATAAATTATCTTCTTTATTATAAGTGATGACTAAAATATATTACAATGATTGGTTTTAAAAACATCAAAAAAGAGACTGTGATTTCCACAGTCTCTTTTTTATAAGGTGATATCCTTTATTCTGTAATAAGTAACACAAGTGTTAATTATTATTTAAATGCCGGATCAAATTCCTTCTTCAATACATAGCCATAAGCCTGTTTGAGTCCGTTTTCACCTTCTTCAATGTATACACCCTGAATTTCCGGTTCGAATCCCGGCATCTTATTGATACCATCGGTCAAAATCTGGAAGTACTTGGTTACAGTTGGAGCCCAACGTTCACCTGGCTGGATACAAAGAAGTCCTGGTGGATATGGAAGTGCACCTTCAAGAGCAACTCTGCCTTCGATTTGATCGAGAGGAACGAGTTCACAATGGCGAGCAATGAGTTCCATATTAGCATCATGCGGATTCATTACATATTCCGGCAAGTAATCTCTTAAGAACAAGCGCTTCATAATTGTAGAAGTTTCATGTCCCTTGTAGAAATCATGCATGTATTGGCACAACTGACGAATTGTCCAACCAGCATAAATATCTTCGTTAGCATAGTAAATATTTGGAAGAACTTCAGACATTGGAGCATCTTCATCAACAAGTTTTTCGAACTTGATGAATTTAGCTACCAAGTCATCATACTTGGTC
It contains:
- the addA gene encoding helicase-exonuclease AddAB subunit AddA, encoding MSNTNWTKEQTAAIMNRNTNLLLSAAAGSGKTAVLVQRILTLITDTTQPIDITDLLVLTFTKAAATEMRTRITSELLRLLENAEQEKNTLQAAHINRQLALIESAHISTINAFCQSLIKQYFYRIPLDPKYKIVSDESILYLLKQEVLSEVLLDWYSKKDSYFIKLSDMLANRYQDSHLRNTILSLHAFSQSMAFPKKWLNALHEPYKIESDKTLSSLSWVNDILENSQRQIKSCLDSYKVILDVLNKHQEDFSSYNDCLSTEYDMLCNIASSQTWEEWQQNTVTFPFAARLPAISKKKALYPENVDEVKKQITTLRDKVKKDFKKLSEFFKIPQTNWITQMNETVPLIQTLVKITNEFHSAYMERKQKENILEFSDTEHYALNLLLDKKNPDFNTENALEYPSDTAIELRKIYKEVMIDEYQDTNNVQEMITALLSRNNNRFMVGDIKQSIYRFRLADPTIFQEKYKHYANPKNPFNLRIDLNRNFRSDASILAGINFIFKQIMSEKALELDYGAAEALYPGKSTCTDKQYIGGAIDIDIIDKKDILPEQELPEEVKDIKRIEVEGIHIANRIKDILASGKTILTKDGSTRPVTYNDIAILMRSISTKATYLVHTLQTEGIPCICEQKDDFFETIEVRQLWSLLQILNNPRLDIPLVAILRSSWIGLDEQELAHLYLIKKELTDSISPCLYDALLQPHSIVNSKKKEKVNFFFNLYKKWKSLAYKEGVAALIRTILDDTQFISYVASLPEGTYRKQHVESFYQKALEWDKGRTTGLYGFISTINQLIKNNQKFTTTTTISTENNVVRIMTIHKSKGLEFPIVFIADAACQFNTKEMSQNALFHKTKGIGFDYFSTKNKMRWNTLYGFNVQQTLQKEMLAEEARLLYVAMTRARDKLIIVGTVNDALSSIKTWSITSFGRIPVKNNAYHQLPVHAVTNAKCYLDWIMPAAATSRSMQEFWNLASDIPMYEEDAIEKDTSFSLHVIARNHLLSSFFSTINTEDSSVHEENPVIAIDSFLNSYQTPPTWIENTLLWSYSYPGSVCTPSKISATMATKLLLETKEEEHPSVLLKEEIKPDTLPSIFSEKPLFLQEKHIIKEGSSYGTLMHKVMQFLDFKTIATTKESVQKAIQILTDKGVFTEEEYDSLLYNAKQHSPINDILTFLQSPLCNSIKTAQVEKELAFSILLPAYYFYPACEKEEKVFMQGVIDCICEKNSKLIIIDYKTDHVKNKKQLITHYTPQLNLYAYAAQKLYQKKITDLYIWSFHLGCEIAVPLQFFN